A region of the Stieleria neptunia genome:
GTTTGTAGTGGACGAGGTGACGAGTCCCCGCTTCGGTGTTGCGGGGAAGGACTCGTTACCTCGTCCACTACGTCAGATTCTTGTTGGTTGTGATGCAGTTCGGAAAATCAAAACGCGATCGACGAAGGTATGACCAGAGACTCTACGGTGCTCTGCCACTGAGCTACGGCCCGGGAATCGTCTTGAGACCCGAGTCTTGAGATGTGAGCAAATCACTCAGGTCTCATGACTCACTGCTCAGGACTCAAGTTGGGCCGGTGGGACTCGAACCCACGACACCCGGCTCCTGAAGCATGTACTCCGAATCGGCAGTCGATCGTGTGCGTTTGTTATCTCCGTTTCTTCTTCAAAGACTTTCGCAGCCTTTTCCACACCACGCGGCCACTGTCCGGGTCCAGCCGGACGAGTTGGTTTTGGCGAGTGTCGAAAGTTTTCGTGCCGCCTTTCGGTCGCTTGGTGTAAACGAACGGAAGGCAAACGGCGACGACTTTGAACGGCTGACCCGCGTCACTGGGCATGTAACGGAGTCGAACCGGTTCGTCCGCTGGAAGGGTGCCGCCGGAGCAGCCCCACAGGAACGAAGGCAATTCGACGATCTCGTTCAAGACCGTGACGTAGTCTCCTTGTTTGATGTCTTCTCCGGCGACTCGTGCTGCCACGGTCGTCTGGTAGTTGGTTTCAGTTGTGGTTTCCATGGTTCATATCGCTTAATGAAAGTAAGTTCTGTGTGTGCAAAGATTCTTCCACGGACGCCCGATTACTCGGCGTCCGAGTTCGTAATGACGAAGAACTGAAATTGCACACGCATGGTAACTCTCACGAGCGATTTGAAAAACGGCTGACGAAGTGGTGTGTCAGAGATAAGCTCTCCCAATTGAGCTACGGTTCGGCTAGGCCGGGCCGACGGGACTCGAACCCGCATCCTTCGATTAACAGTCGATGTACTCCAACTCGGCAGTCAGTCGTGTATTGGTAGTGGAATAGGCTGCTGGCATGTCTTGAAATGACACGCAGGATGCCCATCCCACAAAGTCTGTTTAAAACAATTGACGAGGTGATTGATCAGAGAGGATTCGTCGCTCTCCCAACTGAGCTACAACACCGCTTGGCAATGTTGGCGGGAATCGAACCCGCGACCTACGAGGTGGATGTACTCCGATACGGCAGTCAATTGTGTATTGGTGGCGACGAGGTGGTCGTTCAGAAGCATCAGATAGACGACCAGCGATGCTGGGCGGGGCTCGAACCCGCTTCTCGTGCAAGCACGTGTCTTAATCCATGTATTCCAAACTGGCAGTCGCCTTGTTCGGCTATTCAAAAACAACTGACGAAGTGTTGACCAGAGACTTCTTTCGCGTGTCTTCCAATTGCACCACTACGATCGCGGATCGTAGGCGGGATTCGAACCCGCACAGTCTTTCGACCACGAAAACCCTATGTACTCCAAATCGGCAGTCAGTTGTATTTTGTTGGCGACGAAGTTGTGTTCAGAGGTTGGCTCCCAAGTGAGCCCGCGCCGGTGTTTTGAAAAAGTCGGCGCGACGGGAATCGAACTCGCATGTACTCCAAATCGGCAGTCGCCGTGTTTTGTAAAAGCTCGACGAAGTGGTCGTCGAGATCGCTGTTCGCTTCCATCACTTTCGCGATTAGAAGCAAACGCCGCTCTTACCAACCGTTTTCACGGTCGGCAGTGGGCACACACGATTGCATTTACGAGAGATGGAAACCGTGTTCACTACCTTCGGTCGCCCGAAGGATCGCTACCTTAGGACCGTCATAGTTACGATGTAATCCCAACAGGCAGTCGAGCTTTGTATTGGTTTGCGACGGATCGACGAGGTAACAGCTCAGATGGGACACATTTTCAAGATGTAATCCGAGCCTGCAGTCGATTCGTCAGAAACGCTGGTGGGAGTCGAACCCACTTTGACCGGGTTGCAGCCGGTTGCCTGGCCATCTGGCTCCAGCGTTTTAGTAGTCTGTAGGTAATAGTCTCTAGTCTTTAGTTTTTGGTTCGCGGAAAAGGAGCGAAGAAGTGAGAGATCATCGGAACCTGCGTGCGTTTCAACTTGCTGATGCGCTGGTCATTGATTTGTATCGGGCGACCAAGTCGTTTCCGCGAGATGAAATGTTTGGGCTGACGTCGCAACTTCGACGTGCCGTGGTTTCAATCGCATCGAATATTGTCGAGGGCTGCGCTCGCGAATCGCAGCCCGACTTTGTTCGATTCCTCGATATGGCGTTTTCCTCGGCGCGTGAAGTGGAATACCAGCTAACCGTAGCCGCCCGCCTGGAATATCTTCCCACAGATCTAGCGGATTCATTGAATCGGCAGATCGTTGAAACGTCGAAAGTGCTGTACGGATTGATCCGTTCGCTGCGGAAATCTACTACAGACTAAAGACTATGGACTATCCACTCCCTCGTGACTCGCGATTCAACCCGATCGCCGATTTCGGCGAAGAACCAATCCAGCGGTTCGGTCGACTTGCCGGCCGTGCATCCGTCAACGATTAGGAATGTCAGGAACAAATCCCAGTCGTCGATCAGGTCGAGCAGTCGCCCAAGGCGATCTGTGTAATAGCCTCCATAACGGTGCTTCTTCCAGAGCGCGAACGGCTCGTCGTGGAACTGAACCATGTTCAGTAAATCGGAATCGCTGACATACTTCGCGAGGAATTGCCTTGCCAATGAAGCGTGGCTTTGCGGATCTGCGATCGCAACGCCGGACTTTGCATCGGGCTTAAACGTATCGTGCGTGTGGATCAGCACTCGAAGCTTACAGATCTCTTCGTCCGACAACCGTGGCTTGAGTCGTTCCAGGTTGGATTCGAGATCAGCGATATGCTTGCGAATGGAGCCTTCCGGGTGACCCGATCGCGGTTTTCCCCAATCGAGATTCGCTTCGTAGGCCGGGTCGGATTTTAAGCTGTTTAGGATTTCTTCGTAGTTTGTCATGGTGTTCCCTCACCTGGTGTTTGGGTTTTGTTTATTCGTTGGGTAGATCTTGGCGGCTCAATTGATCAGCACGCTTCAGGATCGTTGGCTGGCGATGGGGGCCATGCATCGCACCGATGTTGACGACTGCTTGGGCAATCGGGACTCCTGCGGCCGTGATGTACAGCGGTCGGTCGCTCTTGCCTCGTCGAAGTTCAGTTGCATGATCCGTGTCTTTGAACGGATTCTTGGCAACTCCGATAACGGGCACCTTGCGATCGGACGCTTCGAACAGATGAGCCCCCAGTCCGGGACGATGGTCTCCATCCAACCAGACATAGCCGTCAACGACAATGCAGGTTGGTCGTTGATCAAGCTTGGCCAGCACCGCTTGGATGCATGGCAGTTCTCGACGATAGAACTCGCCCGGCTGGTAGTCCTTCACCTCGTGGATTTTTGCCACATGTTCTGCGGTCGGGCGAGCGTCTCGCCAATTCTTGATGACAACGCATGCCGCTCTTGCCGCGGTGTCCGTGTATCCGACATCGAGACAAGCAATCACCAGAGCGTTCGTGTCTTTCTCCATCATTAGGGTATTCAAATCAAAAGGACCAGCCAACGAAGTGTAGGCTCAGCACATTTCCGAGTGGCGTTTTGTTCAGTGATCCGGACCAAAATATGGCTTTGACAGCACGTCGAGAATCTGTTGATCTACATTGTCAAGAACTATGTGATTGTGTTTGACACAGAAATTTGCAATTCGCCCAACGATCGTCGAGGCCCAGTGCAATAAGTGGTCGCTCGAAACCAGCGGTCCGCATTGCACCGCCATTGGACTGGAGTGTACGCATCCATGGAAGTGACGAAGCACTGAATCGTATTCGTCAGAATTCCCTACTCGATCGGCAACTTCTGCCAACGTACCGCGATACCAGGTGTTCCTGGTTCCAGGTCCGTGTTTGATCGTTCCATCCTTCTTTCTACGCTCGTTCAAAAATCTTGCTTTCACTCGATCGTATTCGTTGTTTAGCCGCTTTTCTCCCTCGTCTCTGTTAGGCGACGATTGCAGATGTTGAGTAAGCGAGGTTTCATGCCGCATGATCGATTCTTTCAATTTGAATCGTTCGATGTGCTGGAAATCGATATAGTCCTGAGCTAGGGCCTCAGACTCGCTTGGGTCATGACAAATCAGTGCTGCCTGAAGGTACGCATCGTACATTGCGCGAAGGAGTGTTCCTGCGTCGACACCGTACCCTTCTGAGTCGTCGGTATTATTCTGCAATGTGTAAATTGATCGCCATGAATTGCCTACCCTCACCAACAGCATCAAAAGTGCATGGGCCGTCGCATTCTGATCCTTGCGCAAATTCGATTCTTGGACAATAACGCGAAATAGGCGAAGCAAATGGTCGTCTGCGTTGACATCACTTTCCGACATGTTTCACACCCCTGGATGATTTGGTTGATCTTATTTGACGTATTCTAAGATTGATCTGAAGAAGCGTCCCCGCCAGGAATCGAACCTGATCTACGACCTTCGCACGGTCGCGTGCTGTCCGGCACACTCCAAGGACGAAAAATCGCAGGACCGATGATCGAATCGCCGATCCTGCTTGAATTGAATCGGAATGCCGATTCGCCTCCGTCACGAATCGTGCTTTCCTGAATCAGTTCCATTGAGACTGACTCGGTCGAGACCGAGATACAGTCGCGCATTACCGTTCTGCGCGAGTTCACGCAGCGTTTCGAGTTCGGCCAGTGTAAGCGTTCTATCTTCCCATGTTGACGGGAGCGGTAGCGTGGTGGGTTTCTTTCCACTTTTGGAGAAACCCATGGCACGATTGCCCGACCCACAGCTCGCCCGGCAATGGCGAGAGCGACTCGATCGATTTGAGCACTCTGAATTGACTGTCGCAAAATTCTGCGAAGTCGAAGGATACTCGGCGGCCTCCTTCTATCAGTGGCGGCGAAAGCTCCGCGACGAAAAGTCTCCCGGTGACCCGGCATTCATCCCCGTACAGTTCGATGCCAGCGAGCTTTCATGCGCAGCCCGGCGAGGCTTCGAAATCGACTTGCCCGGTGGGGCGACCGTCAAAGTGCCGCCGGATGCGACCACCGTCGAGAGACGCGAGCTGATCGCCGATATCGTCCAAGCGACTGCGGTCGAGGTAACGCTGTGATCGCAATCTCACCAACGACACGCATTTTCGTCTGCACCGACGCGACCGACATGCGAAAAGGATTCTGCGGTTTGTCGGGCCTCGTCAAAGCACACTTCCAGATCGACCTGTTCTCTGGTCACTTGTTTGTTTTCTTCAATCGCAGGCGTGACTACGTCAAGGTCTTGGCCTGGGACAAAGACGGTCTTTCTATCTGGTCGAAGCGACTCGAGCGTGGAACCTTTGAGAAGCTGACGCGAAGTTCCGACGGTGACTTGGAGATCGATTCGGCGGAACTAATCATGATGCTTCGCGGTGTGCAGATCGAAGGAACGCAGCGAAGGAAACGCTACTCGATTGACACAGCCAAAGTGGCGTAGCGGCAAGCGAAAAGAACTCCAAGAAATTGCAAACGCAAGGTGGTCATCTGCCTTGCGTTTTTTGTTGATCGCGCTAAAACAACCGTATGACTGAGCCGGAGAATCAAGACGACTTGCAGAGCCTCCGGCGGTTCAATGATGAGTTGGTCGAAACGGTTCAGTCACAACAGAAGACGATCGCACAACTTCGCGAAGAACTGAACCTGTACCGTCGCAAACTGTTTGGTCAATCCTCCGAGCGGCATGCCGAAGACGATTCGCAGTTGCATCTGTTCGATCTCGGCGAGTCGGTCAATGAAGGCGATGATGACGAGCAGGATCCGCCGAAGTCTCGCAAGAAGCGACGCCGTAAGAAGAAGTCCGAAAAACTACCGGCTCACTTGAGACGCAAGATCATCGAGGCGGACGTCTCGTCCAAAGAGCGAATGTGTTCTTGCTGTGGCGAAGAGATGCCCATCATTGGCACGGACATCAGCGAGCGGCTCGATCTGATTCCGGCGGAACTCTTCGTTTGGGAAATCCGTCGTCATAAGCGTGCCTGTGGCAAGTGCAGAGAGTCGATCGCGCAGGTTCCCGCCGGCAGCGAGCCCGGTGGACCGACCACGCCGGTTGCCGGCAGTGATTATGGCTTTGGCGTTTACACGCAAATCATCACCAACAAGTTTGCCGACCATTTGCCACTGTATCGAGGTGAAGATATCTTCGCCCGCGCAGGCGTGATGATCCCGAGAAACACGCAGTTTGGGATGCTTGTGAACATCGCGGCACTCGTCGCACCGCTGATCGCCTTGATGAAATCGCGAATCGTTTCGGGCCGCGTACTGGGCGTCGATGACACGTCGGTGCGGCTGCAAGATCCTGCCTTGCCCGGCAAGATGCGAACGGCTCGCTTCTGGCTGTATCGTGGCCGCGAAGACCATCCGTACAACGTGTTCGACTTTACCGAGAGTCGTGGGCGCGACGGTCCGGCGGGATTCTTGAAGGATTTTCACGGCCACGCGGTGGTCGACGCCTATGGAGTTCACGAGGGAGTCTACCTGGGGAAACACGATCAGATCTTTGCCGCGTGTTGTAACTGTCACGCTCGGAGGAAGTTCGTCGAAGCAAAGCCGAACGATCCGGTGGCCGCTGCGCGTGCGCTTGCGATGTACCGAGGACTTTATGACGTCGAGGATCGCGCAAAGCAGTGTAGTGCCGACGAGCGTCTTGAGCTTCGCCAGCTTGAATCGGCCCCGTTGATGAACCAACTCCATGACTGGTTGATCGAGAAGAGCAGCGATCCGCGAGTGTTGCCCAAGAGTTCGCTTGGCAAGGCCGTCAGGTACTCGCTGAATCAGTGGGACGAGTTAACGGTGTTTCTAGGCGATGGAGCGATTCCGTTTGACAACAACCAAACAGAGAACGAGCTTCGGAGCCTGACGATCGGTCGTCAGAACTGGTTGTTCGTCGGCTCCAATCGCGGTGGCGAAGTAGCCGCTGCGATGTACAGCTTGGTATCATCGGCGGCGCGGCATCATCTCGATGCTTGGGCTTACGTGGACGATTGCCTTCGCAAGCTTGCCGGTGGCTCGACGGACTACGAAGCGTTGCTTCCGGATGTTTGGCGAGGCCGCCATCCCGAGAGCATTCGAGTGTATCGTGATGCCGAGCAGGCGTCGCGACGATTGACAACTCAGCAACGCCGCGTGCGTCGGCGCGAAGCCAAGGTGGCGTGATGTCGGACTTGACCGAGCGAATCCAATTGACGCGTGAACATCGCGACTTGATCCTGAAGTACGGCTACGTGTCAGGCCGTTTGGAGGCGTCGCTTCGTCGTTGGCCGAAGGATCAACTGCTTCGCCGAGTTGGGATGACTCGGGTGGAACTGCACCTGCTGATCGGCGACCTGAGCCACTCGTGCGTCAAGGGCAAAGCGGGTTCCGATGTTGAAGCGGTCGCTGACCTGTGCGACCACCTGGAGTACGCCCAACGCACCGGGGATGGCGATCTCGACATTCTATGGTGACATCAGATCGGCTCCCTGCCATTTGAACCGCCCAAGTGGAAGATGCGTCGGCGTGCAAAGCTATCGCCAGCTTCGTGAATCGACTGGCCGTAGTTGATCAGCGATGGCAAAGCGGCAGCGTCTTGATCTCCCGTGGCACATGGCAGATCGAAGAACGCCTGGCCGACATGACTTGCGAGGTGTGATCAAGCGGCTCTTTTTCTTTCAGCAAAAGATCGAATCCGTTGACCGCACTTCGCGCGATTGCTTGGGAGTCGAGCGGAAACAGAACTCAGAGACATCCCAACGAGATCAAAACGCAGTATCCGCGGCAGCGCCGATGACCTGCGTGCTGGAGACGTTTGAAGCTGCCGCGGTAGCATCGGTTAGGCCACAAACACAAAGCGTGATTTTGGACTGCAGTGGCGATCAAGGTCTCCGGCGTTTTTGCGTTGGTCACGAATCCCGAAATGTTGATACGCCGACACCGCCACCGCGGTCAATTCGCCACAATGGCCCGATGGATCTTCGGATTGGTGAAAAGCAGTCGCCGGCCGCCCGAGCCACGAAGCGACACCTGGGCAGATAGAACGCTTACGCTTTCCAGTGCCTCGGCTGCCTTGACGCGTTCCGCGTACGCTCGCGTTTCGGCTTCCGCCTTGCCCAGCGTCGCTTCTGCTTCGGCCTGCTCACGCAGTCGTCGTGCTTCGGCGTCTGCCTGGGCATCACGTCGTGTGATTTCAGCTCGAGACTCCGCCTCGATCTGCTCGACTTCCGCTCGCGTTCGCGCCTCGACCAGTTGAGCCTCGCTGTGTCGCTCGGCTGCCAGAACGCGATTCATGATCTCCTGCAGGTTACCTGGGAAGATCAAGTCCTTCACGTCGGCTCGTCGAATCGTAACACCGTAACCGTTTGCTGATTCCGTGACGTCGGACAGGATATCCTCACTCAGCCGGTTTCGGTTGGTGAGAATTTCCTCCAGGTTCATCGACGCCAGTGAACGTCGCGCGGCCAGCTGCACGTCACTGTAAAGTCGATCCTCGAAGTTGTCGACCGTGTGGATCGCCGCCTTCGGGTCCGTCACACGGAACTGCACGAGAATGCTTACTCGGATCGCGACCTTGTCGGCCGTCAAGATTTCCTGGCCCTTAATCGTCAGCTCTCGCTCACGAACGTCGACCAGCATGCACTCGACGGTCGGCAGCTTCTTGAACCAACGCTTTCGCGGCGGAATCTTGTAACGACCTGCTTCCAGGATCTTCGCCAGCTTACCGTCTTCGTAGTACAAACCGCGGTGGGTGTCCTTAATGATGAACTCTCGCTGAGCACCGTTAATCATCATAATGCACCTCCTCTCGGTTCGTGTGATTGATGATTCTAAACTTGAAATTGAATGGAGCCTCGGAGCGGAGCTGATGTGAAGTACGAGCTCATCAGATGTGGAAAATCTGAGCGGTCATTTCGAATGGTGAACGCAGGATCCATTTGCTTGCTCGCTCCTAACACCGCCGAGGCAAGTAACCCGTCCAGGAATCGAACCTGGTCCGACAGTTTCGAAGACTGTCATGCTGTCCAGCACACCCACGGGCCATAATTATTCGGAACGGTGAAGTTCGAAGTTGATTCTTCGTCGTTCGAACTTCACCTTTCCGCGATCAAACAGTAGTCGTGCTACCGTTCGTCATCGTTTGCTAGTTGGATCACGTCGACGGCGATGTCTGCCGCGCCGCGTCCAAGGTCGACGAGAATTGTCTCGTCGTTTGCTGCAGCTTCGATGCGCACCGGAGTGGTTTGCACTCGCAGGTCGTCCAGGTAGTTGACTGCGTAAAAATCGTCTACCTGCCGAAACACATCATCTCCGCTGCGGGCCATGATCGAGCCAACGTCATCGACACTTGTCACGCATGCTCGTCCAACGTCGTCCACACAATGGACTCCCATTCGGGCGACGTCGTCCGCCGATCGAGCAAACAGTGACAGTACGCCGGCCAAGACGGCACCAGCGCCGGTTGCTGCAGCCGAAGTTTCGTTCTGGTCGTCTCTCATCGGTTTACTCCATCATTTGGGTTTTCAAAAGCGTCCTCGCCAGGAATCGAACCTGGTCTACGACCTCCGCAAAGTCGCGTGCGAATCCGGCACACTCCAAGGACGAAAAAGTTCAGAGCCGACGACTGGGCACCAGCATTAGCGAGCCCCAAAAAAGCAACACTGCCAAGAGCGGTGCCTTTCTCAGTCGAGCCACGTCGGCGAATCGTCAGGGTGACCGAAGGGATTTGAACCCTTACCTCTTGCTTCACAGGCAAGTGTGCACAAACCGAGTACACCACGGACACCGTATGAAACGGCTCGCCACCGTGGTGGAGAGCCGCGGGTCAATCGATGAATGCGACGTGTCGCATTGCAATCGATTCGTTTTCTGTGTTCATCATGACTTGGTGCCATCCGTCCAAGATGATCGTCTTGTGATCCGGATGACGCACTCGTCCTCGAACGAACACGCTTGGGTTTCGTCGTTGTGCTACCCAGTGCAGATGACGAAGTTCCGGCTTTCGGCTAATCAATCGCCGATGCTGTCCCTCGGTCAAACCGTTTGGGTATTGGTTGCTGACGTAAACCAGTTGTCCTCCCTGGCGAACGACCTCTTCGCACATGTGGGGCTTTCCACCGCCACGGGCGATCGGCTCGTTTCGCAGAGCCAGACGATCGTCGACGAGTCCTTTGTTCTCAACGGGAACGAAGAACCATTCACCCTGACGGATGAACGCCTCGTTGCGTCGGCGATTACGCTTCCGCGGCTTCACGCCGAGACGGTTTTCGAGTGCTCGGACCGCGGTCGGCTTGAGCGCGTCGAATGCTGTCTTCACCGATGAAACCGAAGCTCGCTCCGGAACGGCCGCAACGAACCAATGACGCTCGTCGTGTCCGCAGAGGAACTTGTGCTTTCCGTCGTCTTGACGCGACATCAACAGCAAGTGGCGTAGTGAAGGCTGAGTATCGATCACCTGCGTTTCGGCCAGTTGGGCTGGCTGAACGGCAATGTCGAAGAACTCGCCCTCGGCGTCGTTGCCGATGTCGATCGAAACTTCGGGAGTGGTTCCC
Encoded here:
- a CDS encoding four helix bundle protein; its protein translation is MRDHRNLRAFQLADALVIDLYRATKSFPRDEMFGLTSQLRRAVVSIASNIVEGCARESQPDFVRFLDMAFSSAREVEYQLTVAARLEYLPTDLADSLNRQIVETSKVLYGLIRSLRKSTTD
- a CDS encoding endonuclease V, whose translation is MMEKDTNALVIACLDVGYTDTAARAACVVIKNWRDARPTAEHVAKIHEVKDYQPGEFYRRELPCIQAVLAKLDQRPTCIVVDGYVWLDGDHRPGLGAHLFEASDRKVPVIGVAKNPFKDTDHATELRRGKSDRPLYITAAGVPIAQAVVNIGAMHGPHRQPTILKRADQLSRQDLPNE
- a CDS encoding DUF5677 domain-containing protein → MSESDVNADDHLLRLFRVIVQESNLRKDQNATAHALLMLLVRVGNSWRSIYTLQNNTDDSEGYGVDAGTLLRAMYDAYLQAALICHDPSESEALAQDYIDFQHIERFKLKESIMRHETSLTQHLQSSPNRDEGEKRLNNEYDRVKARFLNERRKKDGTIKHGPGTRNTWYRGTLAEVADRVGNSDEYDSVLRHFHGCVHSSPMAVQCGPLVSSDHLLHWASTIVGRIANFCVKHNHIVLDNVDQQILDVLSKPYFGPDH
- the tnpA gene encoding IS66 family insertion sequence element accessory protein TnpA, coding for MARLPDPQLARQWRERLDRFEHSELTVAKFCEVEGYSAASFYQWRRKLRDEKSPGDPAFIPVQFDASELSCAARRGFEIDLPGGATVKVPPDATTVERRELIADIVQATAVEVTL
- the tnpB gene encoding IS66 family insertion sequence element accessory protein TnpB (TnpB, as the term is used for proteins encoded by IS66 family insertion elements, is considered an accessory protein, since TnpC, encoded by a neighboring gene, is a DDE family transposase.), which encodes MIAISPTTRIFVCTDATDMRKGFCGLSGLVKAHFQIDLFSGHLFVFFNRRRDYVKVLAWDKDGLSIWSKRLERGTFEKLTRSSDGDLEIDSAELIMMLRGVQIEGTQRRKRYSIDTAKVA
- the tnpC gene encoding IS66 family transposase — its product is MTEPENQDDLQSLRRFNDELVETVQSQQKTIAQLREELNLYRRKLFGQSSERHAEDDSQLHLFDLGESVNEGDDDEQDPPKSRKKRRRKKKSEKLPAHLRRKIIEADVSSKERMCSCCGEEMPIIGTDISERLDLIPAELFVWEIRRHKRACGKCRESIAQVPAGSEPGGPTTPVAGSDYGFGVYTQIITNKFADHLPLYRGEDIFARAGVMIPRNTQFGMLVNIAALVAPLIALMKSRIVSGRVLGVDDTSVRLQDPALPGKMRTARFWLYRGREDHPYNVFDFTESRGRDGPAGFLKDFHGHAVVDAYGVHEGVYLGKHDQIFAACCNCHARRKFVEAKPNDPVAAARALAMYRGLYDVEDRAKQCSADERLELRQLESAPLMNQLHDWLIEKSSDPRVLPKSSLGKAVRYSLNQWDELTVFLGDGAIPFDNNQTENELRSLTIGRQNWLFVGSNRGGEVAAAMYSLVSSAARHHLDAWAYVDDCLRKLAGGSTDYEALLPDVWRGRHPESIRVYRDAEQASRRLTTQQRRVRRREAKVA
- a CDS encoding slipin family protein, which codes for MMINGAQREFIIKDTHRGLYYEDGKLAKILEAGRYKIPPRKRWFKKLPTVECMLVDVRERELTIKGQEILTADKVAIRVSILVQFRVTDPKAAIHTVDNFEDRLYSDVQLAARRSLASMNLEEILTNRNRLSEDILSDVTESANGYGVTIRRADVKDLIFPGNLQEIMNRVLAAERHSEAQLVEARTRAEVEQIEAESRAEITRRDAQADAEARRLREQAEAEATLGKAEAETRAYAERVKAAEALESVSVLSAQVSLRGSGGRRLLFTNPKIHRAIVAN